A genomic stretch from Bradyrhizobium quebecense includes:
- the grxD gene encoding Grx4 family monothiol glutaredoxin has translation MSIEQFIDNEVKSNDVVLFMKGTPHFPQCGFSGQVVQILDHIGVGYKGLNVLESAELRDGIKVYSNWPTIPQLYVKGEFVGGCDIIREMFQAGELQQLFADKGIPVDVAA, from the coding sequence ATGAGCATCGAGCAATTCATCGACAACGAAGTGAAGTCGAACGACGTCGTGCTGTTCATGAAGGGCACGCCGCACTTCCCGCAGTGCGGGTTTTCCGGTCAGGTCGTGCAAATCCTCGACCACATCGGCGTCGGCTACAAGGGCCTCAACGTTCTGGAATCGGCCGAGCTGCGCGACGGCATCAAGGTCTATTCGAACTGGCCGACGATTCCGCAGCTCTATGTGAAGGGCGAGTTCGTCGGCGGTTGCGACATCATCCGCGAGATGTTCCAGGCCGGTGAATTGCAGCAGCTGTTTGCTGACAAGGGCATCCCGGTCGACGTGGCTGCCTGA